The Arachis hypogaea cultivar Tifrunner chromosome 16, arahy.Tifrunner.gnm2.J5K5, whole genome shotgun sequence genome contains a region encoding:
- the LOC112758114 gene encoding protein indeterminate-domain 7: MSNITSCDSGSFSTDNTNSRVVEGGDASLLLLNKNKQQSESEILGGGNFHSPNSHSSTITTNNSSSNASNANSQPQPPPPPKKKRSLPGNPDPSAEVIALSPNTLVTTNRFICEICNKGFQRDQNLQLHRRGHNLPWKLKQRSSSEVRKRVYVCPEASCVHHNPARALGDLTGIKKHFSRKHGDKKWKCDKCNKKYAVQSDWKAHSKICGTKEYKCDCGTVFSRRDSFITHRAFCDALADENNKVNNEGGVLGHFPKIGSNLLQPLIPNLVASLPITRNNSSSNNSNPHIISTSEFKQHPSFPHELVPMSMPEQKPFINTTTTTNNHLINPSSLPSLQLNSPHSPLNMFDESGGVHLAAGLPHMSATALLQKAAQMGATSVSNNNNNTSMAPPSFASSNNGIIMEHFMHNAHPQHDNISSSQFNNNNNFNGSVGMNGVEMFNAILDQSKALAKIIDQNNRSSGFSIPPVSGRSSSTINIGGAKGSEDVMTLDFLGIGAGGAGGGGGAGDGGAHGYFGIGPLA; the protein is encoded by the exons atgtcAAACATCACAAGTTGTGATAGTGGGAGCTTCTCCACAGATAACACTAACAGCAGAGTAGTAGAAGGAGGAGATGCATCACTATTGttacttaataaaaataaacagcaatcagagTCAGAGATACTTGGTGGTGGTAACTTCCATAGTCCAAATTCTCATTCTTCAACCATCACTACTAATAACAGCAGCAGCAATGCTTCCAACGCAAATtcacaaccacaaccaccaccgcCTCCTAAGAAGAAAAGAAGCCTACCAGGAAATCcag ATCCAAGTGCTGAAGTGATAGCTCTATCGCCAAACACGCTGGTGACTACAAACCGGTTCATATGTGAGATCTGCAACAAAGGTTTCCAAAGGGATCAGAACCTTCAACTTCACCGGAGAGGGCATAACCTGCCATGGAAGCTGAAACAGAGAAGCAGCAGCGAAGTGCGGAAAAGGGTGTACGTGTGTCCCGAAGCGTCGTGTGTCCACCACAATCCTGCTCGAGCACTGGGAGACCTCACCGGAATCAAGAAGCACTTCAGCAGAAAGCACGGCGACAAGAAGTGGAAATGTGACAAATGCAACAAGAAATACGCCGTTCAATCTGACTGGAAAGCTCATTCCAAAATCTGTGGTACCAAAGAATACAAATGTGACTGCGGCACCGTCTTTTCCag AAGAGATAGCTTCATAACCCACAGAGCTTTCTGTGACGCACTGGCTGATGAGAATAACAAAGTGAACAATGAAGGAGGAGTACTAGGACATTTTCCAAAGATAGGTTCCAACTTATTGCAACCATTAATCCCAAACCTAGTTGCATCATTACCAATCACTCGCAATAACAGTAGTAGTAATAATAGTAACCCACACATTATTTCTACTTCCGAATTCAAGCAGCATCCATCATTCCCTCATGAACTCGTGCCAATGTCAATGCCTGAACAGAAACCCTTCATCaacaccaccacaaccaccaacAACCACCTAATAAACCCTTCATCACTGCCCTCTCTTCAACTGAACTCACCACATTCTCCGCTAAACATGTTCGATGAGAGTGGTGGGGTCCATTTAGCTGCAGGGTTACCTCACATGTCCGCCACGGCATTGCTTCAAAAAGCTGCACAAATGGGTGCAACAAGCGTgagcaataataacaataacactaGCATGGCACCCCCGTCATTTGCTTCTTCCAATAATGGGATCATCATGGAACACTTCATGCACAATGCTCATCCTCAACACGATAATATTTCATCGTCTCagtttaataataacaataatttcaACGGGAGCGTTGGAATGAACGGTGTGGAAATGTTTAATGCTATATTGGATCAAAGTAAGGCCTTAGCCAAGATCATTGATCAGAACAACAGAAGCAGTGGATTCAGTATCCCCCCGGTGAGTGGTAGGAGTAGTAGCACCATTAATATTGGTGGAGCTAAGGGAAGTGAGGATGTAATGACTCTCGACTTTCTGGGAATCGGAGCGggaggtgctggtggtggtggcggcgccGGAGATGGTGGTGCCCATGGATACTTTGGTATTGGTCCCTTAGCGTAA